A single Anopheles maculipalpis chromosome 3RL, idAnoMacuDA_375_x, whole genome shotgun sequence DNA region contains:
- the LOC126562606 gene encoding eukaryotic translation initiation factor 2 subunit 2 has translation MAEDDAIFDPSLMKKKKKKKTPFDLDAMAGGAEEPTAEAESAAPSESKPVADGEDDLDLENFNKKKKKKKKPFNLDELEGALPSGTGDGDADAKESKEEGEVGGDDGLDEDFKLDFSMKKKKKKKKDLTELMEQQEQVDGQEPQDDEKENVDENVTSWAGSDRDYTYDELLNRVFEIILDKNPEMAGGRKPKFVMRPPQVLRVGTKKTSFANFTEICKTLHRLQKHVLDFLLAELGTSGSVDGNNQLIIKGRFQPKQIENVLRRYIKEYVTCHTCRSPDTILQKDTRLFFLQCESCGSRCSVASIKSGFQAVTSKRAAMRAKTA, from the exons ATGGCGGAAGACGATGCG ATCTTTGACCCTTCcttgatgaagaaaaagaaaaagaagaagacccCGTTCGATCTGGATGCGATGGCGGGAGGGGCGGAAGAACCGACCGCGGAAGCAGAATCCGCTGCACCGAGCGAATCGAAACCGGTCGCCGACGGGGAGGATGATTTGGATCTAGAGAAtttcaacaagaaaaagaagaagaaaaagaagccatTCAATCTGGACGAGTTGGAAGGAGCGCTGCCCTCCGGCACTGGTGATGGCGATGCGGATGCGAAGGAAAGCAAGGAAGAGGGTGAGGTGGGCGGTGACGATGGGCTAGACGAGGACTTTAAGCTGGACTTTagcatgaaaaagaaaaagaagaagaagaaggacctGACGGAGCTAATggagcagcaggagcaggtGGATGGACAGGAGCCACAGGACGACGAGAAGGAAAAtg TGGATGAAAACGTTACTTCCTGGGCTGGTTCGGATCGTGACTACACGTACGACGAGCTGCTGAACCGTGTGTTCGAGATCATCCTGGACAAGAATCCGGAAATGGCAGGCGGTCGAAAGCCGAAGTTTGTGATGCGTCCACCGCAAGTGTTGCGTGTCGGTACGAAGAAGACCTCGTTCGCTAACTTTACCGAAATCTGCAAAACGCTCCATCGGCTACAGAAGCACGTGCTTGACTTTCTACTGGCTGAGTTGGGTACGAGCGGTTCAGTCGACGGTAACAATCAACTCATAATTAAGGGCCGCTTCCAGCCGAAACAGATCGAAAACGTGCTGCGAAGATACATCAAGGAGTATGTCACCTGCCACACCTGCCGCTCGCCCGACACCATCCTCCAAAAAGACACCCGCCTGTTCTTCCTGCAGTGTGAGTCGTGCGGGTCCCGGTGTTCCGTGGCTAGTATTAAGTCTGG
- the LOC126562520 gene encoding uncharacterized protein LOC126562520, with amino-acid sequence MVISAEHERNGIADFFTQVDPEVRKVTLAIGNIISKNSIKEITLEKSLNVMMEHCRDAGTLLAKNIVKTEYLVKYLQSYNINLPQDSSKAILIEHCLQLWRRKYGGSADATSYVPTSHDMPGPSSASYAFPSTSADSSCSSGTTLQNHIDNYNALAASSNGAFFSENTNGPGDPESDADPPGLEQYPVNLLALDYTVWFFLKWNRNSLDESAFWNDANCTVMLEISETQQGTEQVCGPQDIINLILSLKFQYNFQLVPNIMFDGCQGRIMESGVLALSCGVVYNSQPGPDNRFVCLGEFETLIGLRRDPMENNNWKIRMLKLYIRYKKVDNLPALANSKMLNNCLMIPLTMDIV; translated from the exons ATGGTGATATCGGCCGAACATGAGCGTAATGGCATTGCGGACTTTTTCACGCAGGTTGATCCTGAGGTGCGCAAAGTTACGCTAGCGATTGGGAACATCATCTCGAAGAACTCCATCAAAGAGATCACGTTGGAAA AGTCTTTAAATGTGATGATGGAACATTGCCGTGATGCTGGAACGTTACTGGCTAAAAATATCGTTAAAACAGAGTACCTCGTAAAATACCTTCAAAGTTACAACATTAACCTACCACAGGACAGCTCAAAGGCGATACTGATCGAACATTGCCTGCAGCTCTGGAGACGCAAGTACGGTGGCTCCGCGGACGCAACATCGTACGTGCCCACATCTCACGACATGCCGGGACCATCGTCCGCTTCGTACGCATTTCCATCGACATCCGCCGACTCGAGCTGTTCCAGCGGGACCACCCTACAAAACCACATCGATAACTATAATGCATTGGCAGCCTCGTCGAATGGGGCGTTCTTCAGTGAAAATACCAATGGACCCGGCGATCCGGAGTCGGATGCGGATCCACCCGGGCTCGAGCAATATCCGGTCAATCTGCTTGCGCTCGACTACACGGTGTGGTTCTTTCTCAAGTGGAACCGTAACTCGCTCGACGAAAGTGCCTTTTGGAACGATGCCAACTGCACCGTAATGCTGGAAATCAGTGAAACACAGCAAGGCACTGAACAGGTGTGCGGCCCACAGGATATCATCAATCTGATCCTAAGCCTTAAGTTCCAGTACAACTTTCAGCTGGTGCCGAATATTATGTTTGATGGGTGTCAGGGACGCATAATGGAGTCGGGCGTGCTGGCACTTTCGTGCGGCGTCGTGTACAACAGTCAGCCCGGTCCGGACAATCGGTTCGTGTGCTTGGGGGAGTTTGAAACGCTCATCGGTTTGCGGCGCGATCCGATGGAGAACAACAACTGGAAGATACGGATGCTGAAGCTGTACATACGGTACAAGAAGGTGGACAATCTGCCCGCGCTGGCAAACAGTAAAATGCTCAACAACTGTCTTATGATTCCATTAACGATGGACATCGTCTAG
- the LOC126561143 gene encoding pre-mRNA-processing factor 19, whose protein sequence is MSLVCSTFAFAVSNEVPEHPCISPKSGAIFERRLIEKYIVENECDPINGQPLTVEELIDVKTPPIVRPKPPSATSIPATLKTMQDEWDALMLHSFTQRQQLQTARQELSHALYQHDAACRVIARLNKEVAAAREALATLKPQTGISAIQAAPQPSIASEAGGVAAQPIEQAGMSADVIQKLQDKATVLTQERKKKGRTVPEELVSQEKLRGFLTLASHPGLHSASVPGILALDINHSDQSKILTGGNDKNATVFNKDTEQIVAVLKGHTKKVTKVIFHPEEDTVITTSPDASIRVWHVPTSQTQLLLRCHDGPVTGLSLHPTGDYVLSTSSDKHWAFSDIRSGRLLTKVADTADYGLTSAQFHPDGLIFGTGTEDSQVKIWDLKEQSNVANFAGHTGPITAISFSENGYYLATAADDACVKLWDLRKLKNFKTIQLDDGYEVKDLCFDQSGTYLAIAGTDIRVYLCKQWQELKVFNDHTALATGVRFGKHAQYIASTSMDRTLKLYGIE, encoded by the exons ATGTCGCTGGTGTGCAGCA cttttgcttttgcagtATCGAACGAAGTACCGGAACACCCATGCATATCGCCAAAGTCGGGCGCTATCTTTGAGCGTCGGCTGATTGAAAAATACATCGTAGAGAATGAGTGCGATCCAATAAACGGGCAGCCGCTAACGGTGGAGGAATTGATCGATGTGAAAA CTCCACCGATTGTGCGTCCTAAGCCACCGAGTGCTACCAGTATCCCTGCCACGCTGAAAACAATGCAGGACGAGTGGGACGCACTGATGTTGCATTCATTCACACAGCGCCAGCAGCTGCAAACAGCCCGCCAGGAGCTGTCCCATGCACTCTACCAGCACGATGCGGCCTGCCGTGTTATTGCACGACTCAACAAAGAGGTGGCGGCTGCCCGTGAAGCGTTGGCGACACTGAAACCACAGACGGGTATATCCGCCATTCAGGCCGCACCGCAACCGTCGATCGCTTCGGAAGCGGGTGGTGTCGCTGCACAACCGATCGAGCAGGCGGGCATGAGTGCGGATGTGATTCAAAAGCTCCAAGACAAAGCTACCGTGCTGACGCAGGAGCGTAAGAAGAAGGGCCGTACTGTGCCGGAGGAATTGGTCAGTCAGGAAAAGTTGCGCGGCTTTCTTACGCTCGCGTCCCATCCCGGTTTGCATTCGGCCAGCGTGCCCGGCATTTTAGCACTAGACATCAATCATTCCGATCAGAGCAAAATCTTGACCGGTGGTAACGACAAGAATGCAACCGTGTTCAACAAAGACACCGAACAGATCGTGGCCGTACTGAAGGGTCACACCAAGAAGGTGACAAAGGTAATTTTCCACCCGGAGGAAGACACTGTCATTACGACATCGCCCGACGCCAGCATACGCGTGTGGCACGTGCCCACTTCCCAGACGCAGTTGCTACTACGATGCCACGATGGACCCGTGACCGGACTGTCGCTGCATCCGACCGGAGATTATGTGCTGTCCACCTCATCCGATAAACATTGGGCATTTTCCGACATACGCTCAGGGCGGTTGCTTACGAAGGTAGCCGATACGGCCGATTACGGCCTAACATCCGCACAGTTCCATCCGGATGGGCTTATCTTCGGCACCGGTACGGAAGATTCTCAAGTAAAGATCTGGGATTTGAAGGAGCAAAGCAATGTGGCCAATTTTGCCGGTCATACTGGTCCCATAACTGCCATTTCGTTCTCCGAGAATGGTTACTATCTTGCTACCGCGGCCGACGATGCGTGCGTGAAGCTGTGGGATTTGCGTAAGctgaaaaactttaaaaccaTCCAGCTGGACGATGGGTACGAGGTGAAGGATTTGTGCTTTGATCAGAGTGGAACATACCTTGCTATTGCCGGCACCGACATACG TGTCTACCTTTGCAAACAGTGGCAAGAGCTGAAGGTATTCAACGATCATACGGCATTGGCGACGGGTGTCCGATTTGGCAAGCATGCACAGTACATCGCTTCCACGAGCATGGATAGAACGCTGAAACTGTATGGTATTGAGTGA